In Candidatus Kryptonium sp., the genomic window GAAGATTTGAAGCGTGTGCTCGTTCCTACTCCAACTGGTGCGCAGGTTCCATTAGGACAACTAGCGGATATTGAGATCAAGAAAGGTCCGATGGTTATAAGAAGCGAAGATACGAGACCAAATGTTTGGGTTTATGTTGATTTTAGAGATTATGATGTTGGAACTTATGTGAAGATGGCTAAGCGTGTTGTAGAAGAAGGCATTAAGCTACCGCCTGGATATACGATTACTTGGAGCGGACAATTTGAATATATGGAAAGGGCAAAGGAAAAACTTTTTTATATAATCCCTGCGACATTGCTTATAATTTTTGTGATAATTTATCTCAACACGAAATCAATCGTAAAGGTGTTCATCGTTTTCCTTGCCGTTCCGTTTTCACTTGTTGGTGCGATATGGCTACTTTACATACTTGACTATAATATGAGCATTGCCGTATGGGTTGGAATGATAGCGCTTGCTGGGCTTGATGCTGAAACGGGAATTGTGATGCTTCTGTATCTTGATCTTGCTTATGAAGAATGGAAGAGAAAAGGAAAGTTAAAGACGATAAATGATTTAAAAGAAGCAATTTATCATGGGGCACTGAAAAGGTTGAGGCCTAAAACTATGACCGTTGCAACGATAATTGCTGGGCTTTTGCCTATAATGTTAAGCCACGGAACAGGAGCGGATGTGATGAAAAGAATATCTGCTCCGATGATAGGTGGCGTCGTGACAAGTTTCATACTTGAACTTATTGTTTATCCCGTAATCTACCTTATCTGGAGAAGTTGGACAATGAGAAAGGAACAGAAAGCGGAGATATTATAAACAAAATTCGGGGCGTCGCAAAGGGACGCCCCTTGTTATCTTATTTTTTCCCAAATGGAAAAACGAAATTAACTCTTGGCTCAACTCTTTTTTGAACTTCGTATTTGGTGTTATCTCCGACTCTTATCGGCTTAAATGTCCATTGATAAAGCATACTTATAACGATAAACTTTACAGGTTTATATCCAACCTCAGCATATAGTAATGAGCGTTCGTCAAGACGAAAAACATCTCCAAAATCTTTTATATTTCTTCTGTCATATCCAGCATCAAGCACAATTGTCGGTAAAATCTGAGGAAGTTCAAGGTCAAGGTGAAGCGTTCCGCTCTCCGGTGTCCCATCTAACTGTTGATAGCTTCCAACGATTTGTAATTGTCCGAGGAGCGTGAAGATTAGCTCGCCGTAAATTCCAGCGTTTTTCTTTGCATTTCTTAACGCTTGGAGCTTGCTTGTTGCGTTTATGGTATCTCTTAAATTAAATCTTTCAATTTCGTAAAAATAATTGAAGTAACTTGGTAAAAATTGATCGCCGAAGTTTCTTCGTTCAATTTTTGCACCTATGTTTAGGATGCCAAGACCGCGGAGCTCAAAATTGCTTCCGTATGCAATTCCACTGCCATAGTTTAAAAACTTAACATAATCAAAATATACATCCCAACCGAAAATTTTTGATCTAATGATCGGCAATCCGATATCAAGACCAATTACATCAGGTCTTTCCCAATCTCTGACTATTGTTCGTTTTACTGGGTCGTAGTGAGCGATTGCATCTTTGTTTAAATCAGTTGCATAGGTTGCACCAAGTTCAAGATTCCCGATAATGGGAATTTCTCCCGCAGGTGTAAATTTCAAAGGTCTAACATATCCGCGAAGCCCAAATACGCCTATTTTCCTCAAATCGCTAACGACAGATTCAAATCCAAATTTTCCGAAATCAACATCAAATTCAAGCCCAACTTTTCTGTCGTCATAGCTTGCGTTGTTTTTGTAATAATAAATAATTGTTCCGTGTCCAAGTCGTGCGTAGTCAAGCGCACCAAGTCGTGCATAAAACGGATCTCCTTTTAATCCATATCTCACATATCTTATTGCTCTCAAGAAATCATAAAATTCGTTCCAATCCTCTGTTCTTATTTTCCCATCGTTTACTCCAATTCTCAAGTTAACATCAAAACCGATCCCAATTTTGCCAAATGCGATTTCAGGTGAGATGTTGAGAAGGTAATATGGCTTTCCATCAAACCAAGATAGCCCAAGCCCACCTGCAAATTCACCGCTTGTTTGAGGTGTTGGCGGTGTAGTTCCTCTTTGAACTCTTCGTTGTGAGTATGCGGAAGTAAACAAAAGGATCAATGCTAATAAAATTATAGCTTTTCGCATTTTGAGTTGAAATTTTATTTTTAAATTTTTTCAGCCGAAAACTAATTTACAAATAAAAAATGCTGTAAGCAAGCCAGTTATATCTGAGATCACACCTGCTGGAACTGCATGTCTTGTTTTTCTTATGTTCACGGAGCCGAAGTAAACCGCAAGCACATAAAAAGTTGTTTCAGTGCTTCCATACATAGTTGAGACAAGAAGCCCGAGGAATGAGTCAGGTCCATATGTTTTCATTATCTCCGTCATAATCCCGAGCGAGCCACTTCCAGAGAGTGGTCGCATCAAAGCCATAGGTAAGGCTTCAGCTGGAAAACCAATTAAATTTGTGATCGGGCTTAAAATCGCAACAAGGACATCCATTGCACCACTTGCTCTGAAGATCCCGATTGCAACGAGCATAGCAACAAGGTAGGGAATTATTCGCACTGCTACATTAAAACCTTCCTTTGCTCCTTCAACGAATGATTCGTAAACTTTAACTCTTTTTGCAAATCCATAGATCAAGAAGGTAAAGATCACGAAAGGTATTGCGATGACAGAGATTATGTTCATTATTTCCCTGAAACTCATTGCTGTTCCTCGCTTTTGTTTTCTTCAAGTTCTTTTTTGAAAATTTTCAACCTTTGGAAAATTTTCGCAGCGGTCACACCTGCAATAGTTGCTGCAAATCCACCGACAATTGTTGTGCTTATTATCGCAGCTGGATCTGCCGAACCAAGCGCAGCTCTAACTGCAATTGCCGTAGCAGGTATTAGTGTCATCCCACTTGTGTTGATCACGAGAAAAGTCACCATTGCATCGCTTGCTGTGTCTTTCTTCGGATTTAATTTTTGCAGTTCTTCCATCGCTTTAAGCCCAAGGGGCGTTGCTGCGTTCCCAAGTCCGAGCATGTTTGCTGAGATGTTCATTATCATGGCGCCAATTGCTGGATGTTCTGGAGGGATCTCTGGGAAAAGTCGCTTT contains:
- a CDS encoding spore maturation protein yields the protein MSFREIMNIISVIAIPFVIFTFLIYGFAKRVKVYESFVEGAKEGFNVAVRIIPYLVAMLVAIGIFRASGAMDVLVAILSPITNLIGFPAEALPMALMRPLSGSGSLGIMTEIMKTYGPDSFLGLLVSTMYGSTETTFYVLAVYFGSVNIRKTRHAVPAGVISDITGLLTAFFICKLVFG